Part of the candidate division KSB1 bacterium genome, ATGTGGAGCGGCTCCAACGCGGCATCGAGATGGGAGTGGCCAACTCCATCCTGATCAAGCTCAATCAGATCGGCACGCTGACCGAGACTCTGGAAACCATCGAGTTGGCCAAGCGCGCCGGGTACACAGCCGTGGTGAGCCATCGCAGCGGCGAGACCGAGGACACGACCATCGCCGACCTGGCCGTGGCTACGAACATCGGGCAGATCAAGACGGGATCGGCCTGCCGCACGGACCGCGTGGCTAAGTACAACCAACTCCTGCGGATCGAGGAAGAACTGCAGGAGGCTGCCGCGTTTGCGGGAATGAGCGTCATCAAGAGGAAGTTCTAGGATCAGGTATGGGTACGTTTCTCCGGGCCAGCGGCCGCCGTGGGCAGACCGGCCGCTGGCTCCGTTTTGCCCTGGTCGTCCTCCTCCTCTACATCTTTATCTTCGGTGACTACGGGGTCTACAACTATTTCCGTCTGGTTCGCCTCCGCAACCGGATCGTCCGCGAAATCGACCAGCTGCGGCGGGAAAAGGAAGAGCTCGCTGCGGACATCGAGCGACTGAGCACAGACCGCGCCTATCTTGAGAAGCTGGCTCGCGAAAAGTACCATCTCGGGAAACCCGGCGAAAAGATCTACGTCTTGCGGAAAAAGAAGTAGGCCTGAGGTGTCCTGCCCATGACCAACCATCGGGGGATGCAGGAGGAAAGAAGCCGTTCGGACGCAGGAAGTGGAGGCTATTCTTTGACTGATAGGAAGCCGGAGAGTTGGCGCAAGAACCTTCGTGCCTATTTTGTCACGGGACTCCTGATCATCATTCCCGTGGTAGCGACCATCTACGTCCTCAACCAGCTCTTTCTGCTGCTCGACGGTGTGCTTGGAGACCTTGTGAACCGGCTGTTTGCCAAGGTCTTCGGGTACAGCTCTTCGGTGCGAATCCCGGGGTTGGGCCTTCTGGCCCT contains:
- the eno gene encoding phosphopyruvate hydratase (catalyzes the formation of phosphoenolpyruvate from 2-phospho-D-glycerate in glycolysis) encodes the protein VERLQRGIEMGVANSILIKLNQIGTLTETLETIELAKRAGYTAVVSHRSGETEDTTIADLAVATNIGQIKTGSACRTDRVAKYNQLLRIEEELQEAAAFAGMSVIKRKF
- a CDS encoding septum formation initiator family protein encodes the protein MGTFLRASGRRGQTGRWLRFALVVLLLYIFIFGDYGVYNYFRLVRLRNRIVREIDQLRREKEELAADIERLSTDRAYLEKLAREKYHLGKPGEKIYVLRKKK